One Amaranthus tricolor cultivar Red isolate AtriRed21 chromosome 10, ASM2621246v1, whole genome shotgun sequence genomic window carries:
- the LOC130825632 gene encoding D-xylose-proton symporter-like 2 isoform X1, whose translation MELILLRITLFFLAFYRKVKEKGTFWGGYGGYTMVGVNHGVSAKHQEPRGGPPAVPPTTNFLFPALGGLLFGYDIGATSSASVSLQSPTLSGTTWYDLTPVEVGLISSGSLYGALIGSVLAFNVADFLGRRKELIAASIIYLVGALITATGSNFVIMMIGRFIYGIGIGLAMHAAPMYISETAPSDVRGRLISLKEFFIIIGMVIGYAIGSLLVDVIAGWRYMYGLSSPISVLMAIGMWWLPDSPRWLLLCAIQKKGDEQELRENSIFCMCRLRGQSFRDTAAQQVDEIIAELSLTGELNDVSTIEMFRGKYLKALYIGCGLVLFQQITGQPSVLYYAASILQSAGFSAASDATRVSILLGFFKLIMTGIAVSIVDQLGRRPLLLGGVSGMVLSLSFLGAYYTFLGDAPALAVVGLLLYVGCYQLSFGPISWLMISEILPLRVRGRGSSLAMLVNFGANALVTFAFSPLQDLLGAGDVFLMFGVITFLSLIFIYFIVPETKGLTLEEIEAKIL comes from the exons ATGGAACTCATCCTACTGAGAATTACTCTATTCTTTCTTGCGTTTTACC gAAAAGTCAAAGAAAAGGGTACCTTTTGGGGAGGTTATGGTGGTTATACGATGGTTGGTGTAAACCATGGAGTTTCTGCAAAACACCAAGAACCTCGGGGTGGCCCCCCGGCGGTGCCTCCGACGACGAA TTTTTTATTTCCAGCTCTTGGAGGACTACTTTTTGGTTATGATATTGGCGCTACTTCATCTGCCTCAGTTTCACTTCAG TCACCAACTCTTAGTGGAACAACATGGTATGACTTGACTCCTGTTGAAGTTGGCCTTATA AGCAGTGGCTCATTGTATGGAGCTCTAATCGGATCTGTCTTGGCCTTTAATGTTGCTGATTTCCTTG GGAGGAGGAAAGAGTTGATTGCAGCTAGCATAATCTATCTTGTCGGGGCTCTAATTACAGCAACAGGATCCAACTTCGTGATCATGATGATTGGACGCTTTATATATGGCATTGGGATTGGACTG GCGATGCATGCTGCACCAATGTACATTTCTGAGACTGCTCCTTCTGATGTAAGAGGACGATTAATCTCTCTGAAAGAGTTTTTCATAATTATCGGCATGGTT ATTGGTTATGCTATTGGAAGCCTCTTAGTGGATGTTATCGCTGGTTGGCGCTATATGTATGGCTTGAGTTCACCCATATCAGTTCTTATGGCAATTGGGATGTGGTGGCTTCCAGATTCCCCTAGATGGCTACTTTTGTGTGCTATACAAAAAAAGGGAGACGAGCAAGAATTAAGGGAGAATTCCATTTTTTGCATGTGCCGCCTTAGAGGCCAATCTTTCCGTGATACGGCTGCCCAGCAAGTTGATGAGATCATAGCTGAACTCTCTCTTACTGGTGAATTGAATGATGTGTCTACAATTGAAATGTTTAGAGGCAAATACTTGAAAGCTTTGTATATCGGTTGCGGTTTAGTTTTATTTCAGCAA ATTACAGGTCAACCAAGTGTGTTGTATTATGCTGCCTCAATCTTGCAG AGTGCAGGTTTTTCTGCAGCATCTGATGCAACGAGGGTCTCAATTCTTCTTGGCTTTTTTAAG CTGATTATGACTGGAATTGCTGTTTCGATTGTTGATCAGCTTGGAAGAAGACCTTTATTACTTGGCGGTGTATCTGGGATG GTATTGTCCTTATCGTTTCTTGGAGCTTATTACACTTTCCTAGGTGATGCACCGGCTTTAGCTGTTGTTGGTTTACTCCTGTATGTTGGTTGTTATCAG TTATCATTTGGTCCGATTAGTTGGCTGATGATTTCAGAAATTCTCCCTTTGCGAGTGAGAGGAAGAGGATCAAGTTTAGCTATGTTAGTGAATTTTGGGGCAAATGCCCTTGTTACTTTTGCTTTTTCTCCATTACAG GATCTCCTTGGAGCGGGAGATGTGTTCTTAATGTTCGGTGTAATAACCTTCCTGTCTCTTATATTCATATACTTTATAGTACCCGAGACCAAAGGGCTGACTCTTGAAGAAATTGAGGCCAAGATACTGTAA
- the LOC130825635 gene encoding TOM1-like protein 1, which translates to MSDNLMDKVTSLGERLRISGSEVGKKMSEGVSSMSFKMKEFFQGPNQTDKIVEEATAETLDEPDWATNLEICDMVNHERINSVELIRGIKKRIMLKIPRVQYLALLLLETIVKNCEKAFSDVASERVLDEMVKLIDDPQTVVMNRNKALMLIESWGESSNELRYLPVFEETYKSLRSRGIRFPGRDDESLAPIFTPPRSVSEAELNASLEQRDIPVQRFSAEGTKEAFNVARNTIELLSTVLSSSPQQDVLQDDLTTTLVHQCRQSQSTVQRIVETAGDNEALLFEALNVNDEIQKVLDKYDDMKKPPSVPPAPEPAMIPIAVEPEESPRAGKEDALVRKPAGSRGNSHGGQHDNMMDDLDEMIFGKKSGTTSEVGIEPTKPQSAKDDLISL; encoded by the exons ATGAGTGATAACTTGATGGATAAGGTGACTTCCTTGGGTGAGCGATTAAGGATAAGTGGGTCGGAAGTTGGCAAGAAAATGAGCGAGGGTGTGAGTTCGATGAGTTTCAAAATGAAGGAGTTCTTCCAGGGGCCGAATCAGACAGATAAAATTGTTGAGGAGGCGACTGCTGAGACCCTTGATGAACCGGATTGGGCTACCAATTTAGAGATATGTGACATGGTTAATCATGAGAGGATAAATAGTGTTGAGTTGATTCGGGGGATTAAGAAGCGGATTATGTTGAAGATTCCCAGGGTGCAGTACTTGGCTTTGCTGTTGCTTGAAACGATTGTGAAGAACTGTGAGAAGGCGTTTTCTGACGTTGCATCTGAGAGGGTTCTCGATGAGATGGTCAAGTTGATTGATGACCCGCAAACTGTTGTTATGAACAGGAATAAGGCACTTATGTTGATTGAATCATGGGGTGAATCCTCAAACGAGCTTAGATACTTGCCTGTTTTCGAAGAAACATACAAG AGCTTGAGGTCAAGAGGCATTAGGTTTCCTGGACGTGATGATGAGAGTTTGGCACCCATATTTACCCCTCCACGCTCTGTATCTGAAGCAGAATTGAATGCGAGTCTTGAACAGCGTGACATTCCTGTACAAAGGTTTTCTGCTGAAGGTACTAAAGAAGCATTTAATGTGGCACGCAATACTATTGAACTTCTTTCAACTGTTCTGTCATCTTCCCCACAACAAGATGTGCTGCAG GATGATCTTACTACTACTCTGGTACATCAATGTCGTCAATCCCAGTCCACTGTTCAGAGAATTGTTGAGACTGCTGGTGATAACGAGGCCCTTCTTTTTGAGGCCTTAAATGTAAATGACGAGATACAGAAAGTTCTCGACAAATATGATGATATGAAGAAGCCCCCTTCTGTCCCACCAGCTCCTGAGCCAGCCATGATTCCCATTGCTGTTGAGCCCGAGGAATCACCACGTGCTGGGAAAGAAGATGCACTTGTAAGGAAACCAGCAGGATCCCGAGGCAATTCTCATGGAGGACAACACGATAATATGATGGATGATCTTGACGAGATGATCTTTGGCAAGAAATCCGGCACCACTTCGGAGGTTGGCATTGAGCCAACTAAACCGCAGTCCGCAAAAGACGACCTCATCTCCCTTTGA
- the LOC130825632 gene encoding D-xylose-proton symporter-like 2 isoform X2 — MTSSTMDHNRPILSSLGNASGEFDVETSTTEQPLLDGTHPTENYSILSCVLPFLFPALGGLLFGYDIGATSSASVSLQSPTLSGTTWYDLTPVEVGLISSGSLYGALIGSVLAFNVADFLGRRKELIAASIIYLVGALITATGSNFVIMMIGRFIYGIGIGLAMHAAPMYISETAPSDVRGRLISLKEFFIIIGMVIGYAIGSLLVDVIAGWRYMYGLSSPISVLMAIGMWWLPDSPRWLLLCAIQKKGDEQELRENSIFCMCRLRGQSFRDTAAQQVDEIIAELSLTGELNDVSTIEMFRGKYLKALYIGCGLVLFQQITGQPSVLYYAASILQSAGFSAASDATRVSILLGFFKLIMTGIAVSIVDQLGRRPLLLGGVSGMVLSLSFLGAYYTFLGDAPALAVVGLLLYVGCYQLSFGPISWLMISEILPLRVRGRGSSLAMLVNFGANALVTFAFSPLQDLLGAGDVFLMFGVITFLSLIFIYFIVPETKGLTLEEIEAKIL, encoded by the exons ATGACGTCTTCCACCATGGATCACAATCGACCTATACTATCTTCTCTCGGAAAT gCTTCAGGTGAATTTGATGTTGAGACATCAACAACAGAGCAGCCGCTTTTAGATGGAACTCATCCTACTGAGAATTACTCTATTCTTTCTTGCGTTTTACC TTTTTTATTTCCAGCTCTTGGAGGACTACTTTTTGGTTATGATATTGGCGCTACTTCATCTGCCTCAGTTTCACTTCAG TCACCAACTCTTAGTGGAACAACATGGTATGACTTGACTCCTGTTGAAGTTGGCCTTATA AGCAGTGGCTCATTGTATGGAGCTCTAATCGGATCTGTCTTGGCCTTTAATGTTGCTGATTTCCTTG GGAGGAGGAAAGAGTTGATTGCAGCTAGCATAATCTATCTTGTCGGGGCTCTAATTACAGCAACAGGATCCAACTTCGTGATCATGATGATTGGACGCTTTATATATGGCATTGGGATTGGACTG GCGATGCATGCTGCACCAATGTACATTTCTGAGACTGCTCCTTCTGATGTAAGAGGACGATTAATCTCTCTGAAAGAGTTTTTCATAATTATCGGCATGGTT ATTGGTTATGCTATTGGAAGCCTCTTAGTGGATGTTATCGCTGGTTGGCGCTATATGTATGGCTTGAGTTCACCCATATCAGTTCTTATGGCAATTGGGATGTGGTGGCTTCCAGATTCCCCTAGATGGCTACTTTTGTGTGCTATACAAAAAAAGGGAGACGAGCAAGAATTAAGGGAGAATTCCATTTTTTGCATGTGCCGCCTTAGAGGCCAATCTTTCCGTGATACGGCTGCCCAGCAAGTTGATGAGATCATAGCTGAACTCTCTCTTACTGGTGAATTGAATGATGTGTCTACAATTGAAATGTTTAGAGGCAAATACTTGAAAGCTTTGTATATCGGTTGCGGTTTAGTTTTATTTCAGCAA ATTACAGGTCAACCAAGTGTGTTGTATTATGCTGCCTCAATCTTGCAG AGTGCAGGTTTTTCTGCAGCATCTGATGCAACGAGGGTCTCAATTCTTCTTGGCTTTTTTAAG CTGATTATGACTGGAATTGCTGTTTCGATTGTTGATCAGCTTGGAAGAAGACCTTTATTACTTGGCGGTGTATCTGGGATG GTATTGTCCTTATCGTTTCTTGGAGCTTATTACACTTTCCTAGGTGATGCACCGGCTTTAGCTGTTGTTGGTTTACTCCTGTATGTTGGTTGTTATCAG TTATCATTTGGTCCGATTAGTTGGCTGATGATTTCAGAAATTCTCCCTTTGCGAGTGAGAGGAAGAGGATCAAGTTTAGCTATGTTAGTGAATTTTGGGGCAAATGCCCTTGTTACTTTTGCTTTTTCTCCATTACAG GATCTCCTTGGAGCGGGAGATGTGTTCTTAATGTTCGGTGTAATAACCTTCCTGTCTCTTATATTCATATACTTTATAGTACCCGAGACCAAAGGGCTGACTCTTGAAGAAATTGAGGCCAAGATACTGTAA
- the LOC130825636 gene encoding ER lumen protein-retaining receptor B-like isoform X2: MKIVFIGSSLAIVWYMRYHKVVKQTYSKNEDTFRHYFLMLPCFALALLFHYEFTLIDVLWTFSLYLEAVAILPQLVLLQQSRNIDNLTGNYVFLLGAYRALYVLNWIYRYFLQDHRARWILWTSGLVQTALYADFFYYYILSWKNHEKLKLPA, encoded by the exons ATGAAGATAGTCTTTATTGGGTCCTCGCTTGCCATTGTTTGGTACATGAGGTATCATAAAGTAGTGAAACAGACATATAGCAAGAATGAAGATACTTTTCGACATTACTTTTTGATGCTTCCATGCTTTGCTTTGGCCCTTTTATTTCACTATGAGTTCACTTTGATAGAT GTTTTGTGGACCTTTTCATTGTACCTGGAAGCAGTTGCCATCTTGCCACAACTGGTATTGTTGCAGCAATCTAGAAACATTGATAACTTGACTGGGAACTATGTTTTCTTGCTCGG CGCATATCGGGCTCTCTACGTCTTGAACTGGATATATCGATACTTTTTGCAAGATCACCGGGCTCGCTGGATCC TTTGGACATCTGGTCTGGTTCAGACAGCACTTTATGCCGACTTCTTTTATTACTACATACTCAG TTGGAAAAACCATGAAAAGCTCAAACTTCCTGCTTGA
- the LOC130825634 gene encoding probable pectate lyase 5, whose product MHFLFLLLLTVLSFPMFIHTSLVLNPQLVVQEVQEAINVSSRRNWVVPSCMTGNPIDDCWRCDESWEKNRQRLADCAIGFGKNAIGGKTGKIYVVQDSSDDAINPKIGTLRYGVIQQEPLWIVFSKDMEIKLKKELIINSFKTLDGRGANVHIANGPCILIHYVNNIIIHNIHIHNCKKGKNGYVRYTPTHYGWRNRSDGDGISIISSSHIWIDHCSLSRCHDGLIDAIRGSTAITISNNYMMHHNKVMLLGHNDKYIQDKNMQVTIAFNHFGEGLVQRMPRCRHGYFHVVNNDFTQWKMYAIGGSAGPTINSQGNRFLAPDNRLTKEVTKRESALETEWKKWNWRSQEDLFLNGAHFVESGTGSVSVSPYATAMSLVVRPASLVASITKNAGVLKC is encoded by the exons ATGCATTTCTTGTTTCTTTTGTTGTTGACTGTGCTATCTTTTCCCATGTTTATTCACACATCACTTGTTCTTAATCCTCAATTAGTAGTTCAAGAAGTGCAAGA ggCTATTAATGTATCATCTAGGAGGAATTGGGTAGTCCCCTCATGTATGACAGGAAATCCAATCGACGATTGTTGGAGATGTGACGAGAGTTGGGAGAAAAATCGCCAACGATTAGCAGATTGTGCTATCGGCTTTGGTAAAAATGCTATAGGTGGTAAAACGGGTAAAATTTATGTGGTACAAGATTCTAGTGATGATGCTATAAACCCTAAAATAGGTACATTAAGGTATGGGGTCATACAACAAGAACCATTATGGATAGTTTTTTCTAAAGATATGGAAATTAAGCTTAAAAAAGAGTTGATAATCAATTCATTCAAAACCCTAGATGGAAGAGGAGCTAATGTACATATTGCTAATGGGCCATGCATACTCATACATTATgtaaataacattatcatacATAACATCCACATACATAATTGTAAGAAAGGAAAAAATGGTTATGTGAGGTACACCCCTACACATTATGGTTGGAGAAACAGATCGGATGGGGATGGAATCTCTATCATCTCGTCTAGCCATATATGGATTGATCATTGCTCGCTATCGAGATGCCATGATGGCTTGATCGATGCCATACGTGGCTCGACTGCCATAACCATATCAAACAACTATATGATGCATCATAACAAGGTCATGCTTTTGGGGCATAATGATAAATATATACAAGACAAGAACATGCAAGTTACCATTGCATTTAATCATTTTGGAGAGGGACTTGTTCAAAGAATGCCAAG GTGTAGACATGGGTATTTTCATGTGGTAAATAATGACTTCACCCAATGGAAAATGTATGCCATTGGAGGAAGTGCGGGACCAACTATAAACAGCCAAGGCAACAGATTTTTGGCTCCGGATAATCGCTTGACTAAAGAG GTAACTAAAAGGGAGAGTGCACTTGAAACAGAATGGAAGAAATGGAATTGGAGATCACAAGAAGATCTTTTTCTGAATGGGGCACATTTTGTAGAGTCTGGGACCGGAAGTGTCTCCGTCTCACCTTACGCAACCGCGATGAGCTTAGTCGTGCGACCGGCTTCTCTTGTAGCTTCTATCACAAAGAATGCTGGTGTCCTCAAATGCTAG